Part of the bacterium genome, GCCGCCTAAGGGAGTTGGTCTCGCTTCAAAACGAGATAAGCAGGAAAAAGAATCTCAAGATTTTGGGGAAAACATTGGAGGTTTTAGTTGAGGGTGAGGACCCGAAGGGGAAGGGTTTTCTCGTGGGTAAGTCAAGGGAACATAAAACCGTCGTCTTCCCCGGTGAAAGGGAGCTTATAGGGAAGTTAGTAAGGGTAAGGACTAAGGAAGCCTTTCTTTGGGGCTTCAAAGGAGAGATAGAAAATGAAGAAGGAGAAGGATAGCTTAACGCCTCTTTTTAGACAATATCACTCCATAAAATCGCAATATCCCGATGTCATTTTGATGTTCCGCCTGGGAGATTTCTACGAAATGTTCGGAAAGGACGCGGAGATTGCTTCCCGGGAACTTGACCTCGTTTTGACCTCAAGGGAAGCGGGAAAGGGGAAACGCATCCCTATGTGCGGTGTTCCCTATCACGCGGTGGAGAGATATATCGCTCGCCTTCTCTCCCGGGGCCACAAGGTAGCCATCTGCGAACAGATGGAGGACCCAGCGAAGGCAAAGGGATTAGTGAAGCGCGCGGTGACTCGTATCGTCACGCCTGGGACAGTTGTGGAAGAATCTATGTTAGAAGCGAGGAGGAGCAGTTTTTTAGCCGCTGTTGCGAGGGATGGAGACGAATACGGGCTCGCAATTGCGGATGTCTCAACTGGAGAGCTCATCAGCACTAATATAAAAGGGGAAAAGCTTCTTTGGGAAGAGCTTCAAAGGACATCGCCAGCCGAACTTCTTCTCCTCGCCAAAGACGATGAATTGGGGAAGAACGCTCCACCTGGCACGACAATCACTTACCTGGAGGATGACCCATTCCTTTTCCAATCGCCTCGTCAGATTCTCCTTGAGCATTTTCAAGTTTCCTCTCTGCGGGGGTTCGGAATAGAGGAGTATCCACTCGTTCAACAGGCTTGCTCTATGATTTTATCCTATCTCAGAAAGACACAACTCTCTTCTCTCCGTCATATAAATTCCATTTCAATATATTTCCCTCAGCAATATATGCTGGTGGATACAATCGCAAGGAGGACGCTTGAGATAACGGAATCCTTTGACGGGTCAAGGGAGCGGAGCTTGCTTGGGGTTCTGGACTCCACTCTCACGCCGATGGGAAGCAGGTTATTGAGAAAATGGATAGAACAGCCTCTACTCTCAAAGGAGGAGATAGAGAACAGGTTGGATGCAGTGGAGGAACTACATAATCAAGGGAGGATAAGGGCTTGGTTGAGAGAGGGTTTGAAGTCCATTGGGGATTTGGAGAGGATAGTTGGGAGGTGCGCTACGGGCGTTGCTTCTCCAAAGGATTTATTGATTTTAAAGAAGGGGCTGGGAAGCGTATCCGCTATCTCTCCTCATCTCTCCGAGATGAAAAGCGAACTATTAAGAGAGATAAATGAGCGCCTAAATCCCCTGCCCGACCTCTATTCCCTTTTAGATAGAGCTTTGAGAGAAGATGCCCCAGCAACTTTAAGAGAAGGAGGTATAATAAAAGAGGGTTTCAGCAAGGAACTTGACGAGTTGAGGGAGGCGGCAGCCCAGGGAAAGGAATGGATAGCGGAGATGGAGAACAAGGAGCGCCTTCGCACGGGTATAAAATCGCTTAAAATAGGATATAATGCGGTATTTGGCTACTATATAGAGGTCACGAAGCCTAATCTTCGCCTTGTCCCCAAGGATTACATAAGGAAGCAAACGCTAGTTAACGCGGAGAGGTTCATAACAGAGCCATTGAAGGAATTAGAGGCAAAGGTCCTGGGCGCGGAGGAGAGGATGGCGGAGCTGGAGTATGAAATCTTCGTATCCCTGAGGGATGAGGTCGTGAGAAGAGCTGAGGAGGTTCTGCAAGTGGCAAGGGCTGTGGCTGAGCTCGACGTCCTTCAATCCCTCGCTGAGGTGGCTGCACGCTATAACTACATTAGACCGATTATAGATGAAAGCGACGAAATCGTGATAAGGGATGGGAGGCATCCGGTTGTGGAGAGATTTATGGAGCCGGGACGCTTCGTTCCCAATGATGTTGAACTGAATTGCCGGGATAAACGCCTCCTCATAATAACCGGTCCAAATATGGCAGGGAAATCAACCTATCTGCGACAGGTAGCGCTCATAGTTTTGATGGCGCAAATAGGTTCTTTTATTCCCGCACGATATGGTAAAATCGGCTTGGTTGATAGAATTTTCACTCGCATTGGAGCGAGAGATGACCTCTCCTCAGGGCAATCAACATTTATGGTGGAAATGAACGAAGTGGCTAATATACTTAACAACGCTACACCGAGAAGCCTCATAGTTTTGGACGAGATAGGTAGAGGAACATCTACTTTTGACGGTTTATCAATAGCTTGGGCAGTTGCGGAGTACATATTGAGCGATAATATCGGTGCACGCACCCTCTTCGCCACCCATTACCACCAGCTGAACAAGTTAGCAAAAACAAACGAAGGCGTTAAAAACTTGAGGGCGGATGTAAAAGAGGAAGGAGGAAAAATCGTTTTCCTTTATAAGATACGCCCCGGGGCGACGGATAAATCATATGGAATACAGGTGGCGAGCTTGGCGGGAGTTCCTAAGGAGGTTTTAGAGAGGGCAAAGGAAGTGTTGGAGGAATTGGAGAAAAACGAGCAGCCATCCAAAAGGACACTACCCACAAGGAGGCAAAAGCTTCAGTTATCCCTTTTTGAGTTAGAGCATCCAGTATTGGAGGAAATTAAAAACCTTGATTTAACAAATCTAACCCCAATAGAAGCCCTCAACAAGCTGAAAGAGCTACAAGACAAGCTGTTGTAAAAACGCAAAACCCGTTCAGAACCTTTACAAATTTTCTGAAGTTTTTATTCTCCTCATAAGCTTATTAATCCTTGTCTTCTTATACACTCTACCTAAAAAGATCGCATTTGAATTTGTTTTTGCCAAAATTGGTTTTTGGTATTTTTGGGAAAAATATTGACGACAATGTAGACCCTGCTTATAATTATAATAGGTTTTTGGTATTTTTGGTGATTGATATGCTGACGAGAAGAAGAAGAGAAGCTTTGAAGACCCTCAAGAAATTAACGGAAGAAAGAGGACCTATAGGCTATGAAGAGCTGGCTCAGGCGCTCGGGATTAGCAAATGGTCCGCCTATGAGCTCCTCATTCAGCTTGAGGAGGGAGGATATGTCCAATCGGAGCTGAGAAAATGCAATGGCAAATCTGGTGGACGCCCTTCACTTCGCTTTTACCTTTCTCCCCAGGGGGAAGAAGTATTGGAAGGGGAAAGCGGTTTGGAGGCTTTGAGGGAAGAGATATCCCGTTATTTTCAGTTAGCGAAAAGGGATTTGAAAGCTGCCTCAGCAGCTCTTAAGGAGAAGTTGACCGCAAGGACAACCCCTCTATTACAATCCGCTCATAGCCTCACAATGCTCCTCTTTGAGCTTAAGAATTATTCCTCTGAGCTTTATTCGCGCATCAGAAGAATAATAAAAAGCGGAGAGGACCTTTCCCTCATCAGTGGAGCGGCTATGGTGGGGGATAGACACGGAAGGCTGGATAAAATAATAAGAATCTGTCAGCAGGCTCTCTCACGCTTAAGCAAGGCTCAGAAGGAAATCATCGCCTCCATATTAAAAGAGGAGGCTAAAATCTTGGATATAGGAAAGGAGGCGTAAAGAATGGGGCTGTTGGTAATGAAGAGAAGCCATATAAAGGCGCAGACAGATTACCTGAAGCTGCGGATGCTCTTCAACAACCCTTTGACGAAGGCTACATTAACCCACCTACTCACTAAATCCGACGGAGGAAAGACCCGCTTAGAAGAGTTAATGGATAGACTTGCAAGGGGAGAAAAACCTCGTGGACTCAGGGAACGTCCCATTTTTTCCCTGATGCATACTGTCGCAAGGGCAATTGGCATCCCTCAAGAGAAAATCCCAGAGTATATGGCGCATCCGAACATACGCAGAACCATCCTTAACGCCGCCTTCAGCATTCAAGAATATGGATTGAAACTACCTATGACCTTCTATGCCCCCTTGATGGTCGTCTGGAACATAACTTATACCTGCAATCTTCGCTGTAAACATTGCTATGAAAACGCCGGGACTCTACGCCCCAAAGAGCTATCCACGGGCGAACTCTCAAAGGAAGAAAAGCTCGCTTTGGTAGATGAAATAGCCGATTCCCAGATACCCACCCTTTCTTTCTCCGGTGGGGAACCCCTTCTCTGCAAGGATTTCTGGGATGTCGTGGAAAAGGCAAGAGAAAGAGGGCTCTACCTTTCAATGAACACGAACGGCACAGCTATTACGCCAGAGGTAGCGAAGAAATTAAAGGAATACGATTTCGCTTATGTGGCGGTGAGCATTGATAGCGCTAATCCGGAAAAACATGATTTCTTCCGAGGGGTTAAAGGGGCTTGGGAGAGGTCTATCAAAGGAATTAAGAATGTTATTGAAGCAGGAGGCAATGCTATTCTCTCCGTCACCGTGACGAGATACAATTACGATGAGTTTCAGGATATCCTGGAATTGGGACGGAAATTGGGAGTTTACAAGGTTATGGTCTACAACTTCATACCAACAGGAAGGGGTAGGGAAATCTGGAATAGGGATTTAAACCCTGATGAAAAGGAGTCAATCCTTCAGCAGATGTATGATTTTCTCCTTGAAGGTGGTTCTCTCTGCACCACATCGCCTCAGCTCGGCAGATTCTGTTTGGAGAAGGACAAGCCAGAGTTCGCCCCCATCGCTCATTTAGGCGTCGGAAAGGCTAAGGACCTCTCCCTTCTCGCCGAGCTAATCGGTGGATGTGGCGTGGCAAGAGCATATATGGCTGTTCAGCCGGATGGCACCTACACTCCCTGTGTTTATATGCCCGATGTCCATCTTGGTCATTTCAGAACGGATAGAATTCTTGATGTATGGCATAATCATCCCTTCCTCAATAAATTAAGGGACAGGAGCAAATTATGGGGCGCTTGCGGCAACTGTGAATACAACAGGGCTTGTGGTGGTTGCCGGGCAAGGGCACTCGCCTACTTCGGCGACCCAATGGCTCCCGACCCAGGATGTATAAAGAACAGAGATTATTTTGAGGAGTTCGTAAACAAACACCCAGAGATTTATTCTTATTCTGAAACTGAAGAAATTCCCTCTGCAAGCGAGTAAAAAGAAAGGAGGAATTGAAGATGTCTCTAAGAAAAAAGGCAATTGGGATAGCAGCTAGCCAAGCAATGAGAATCATCGCTCCACTACTCAATCGTTTTTCCGACGATAACTTGATCCGCTTGACATATGTTTTGGAGAAGGTGGCGCGCCTTGATTATCATAAACAGCAGATAAGGGAGCTTCGCGCCCTCTTCGAGAGGCGACATCCAGCAATAGAGTTCGCACGCCGAGTGCTAAGGGACACAAATCCAACCGTGAGGAAAAAACTCTTCAACAATCTCGGTTTGAATTGCGTTTATTTAACAATTGATAAGAGAAAAGAGCTTGAGGCTCAGGGACTTGCCGCGCCCTTCCTCATAGTCATAAGCCCCACGATGCGCTGCAACCTTAACTGTATCGGCTGCTACGCTGGCTCCTATCGCAAAGAAAGCGACCTCCCCTTTGATGTCTTTGATAGAGTCATAAGCGAAGCTAAAGAGATGGGGACCTATTTCTTCACGATATCCGGTGGAGAGCCATTTATCTACGAGGGGCTACTGGATATATTCAAGAAACACAACGATGCCAGCTTTTTGGTTTATACCAATGGAACGCTCATAGATGAGGAAATGGCGAAGAAGTTGGGGAAATTGGGAAATGTTGCTCCCGCTATCAGCATAGAAGGCTATAAAGAGGAAACAGATTATAGGCGAGGAAAAGGAGTTTATGAGAAGGTGCTAAAGGCTATGGATAACCTCAAAAAGGAAGGGGTCTTCTTCGGGTTCTCCGCCACCTATACAAGCCTGAATTATGATACCATCTCAAGCGAAGAATTTGTGGATTTCCTCATAGATAAAGGTTGCTTCTTCGGTTGGTATTTTATGTATGTGCCAGTTGGCAAGAATCCCGATACCTCCCTTATGGTTACCCCAGAGCAAAGACAATATGTTAGGGAGAGAATCTGGAAGGTAAGGGATACAAAGCCCATCTTCGTCGCAGATTTCTGGAACGATGGGCATCTCACTTCCGGTTGTATGGCTGGAGGAAGGTTGTATGCACATATAAACAATAAGGGCGAGGTCGAGCCCTGCGTATTCTCCCACTTCGCTGTTGACAATGTGAAAGAGAAGTCGCTTTTTGAATGCCTCAATTCGCCCTTCTTCAAAGCTATAAGGCGCCGGTTCCCCTGGACGGATAATTATTTCAAGCCTTGTATGATTGTTGACAACCCCTGGGTATTAAGGGAATCTGCCCAAGAGGGTGGCGCTTATCCAACCCATCCCGGGGCTGATAGTCTATTTACTGAATTGAAGGATTTTTTGGATGAATACTCCCGAAAGATGGAAGAGGTAACACGCCCCGTTATGGAGGAATACAAGGCTTGGTTGGAGAAGAAAAAGCAAAAAGTAACAAGCGGAGAGGAGAGCAAGGGATAACCCTTCAAGAAGTGAAAACCAAATTCGTCCAACCTCGGGTCAAACCTCTATTAAAAGAGGTCAATGCTTTAATTTTCGATGTAGATGGTGTGCTCTTGGATGTCCATCAATCCTTCTGGGATGTTATCTTACTTACAACCAAAAAATATCTTGAGCTCCTTTCCATAAAAAGCCCGTTTGTCCCCCGCAAATCCCATATTAAGCTCTTGAAAATGGCAGGAGGATTCAACAACGACTGGGATGTAACCTCTGCCCTCATACTCATATCACTCTCCTATGCATTCAATCATCCCTTGAATCTAAGGGAAATCGGAGAAGAAATCTACAAACGAGGCGGTGGCTTAACCCAATTAGAGGCTCTGCTTAGGGAAAAAATTCCCGTTGATTTCCCAAAAATCAGTTCCCTTTTGGATAAATCCTTGGTTGAACGCCTATTCAAGGAGATTTACGCGGGGAAAGATACACCCATTGTGTATGGGTTCCAGCCAAAGTTTATATCTCCCGAGCAGGAAGGGTT contains:
- the mutS gene encoding DNA mismatch repair protein MutS; translated protein: MKKEKDSLTPLFRQYHSIKSQYPDVILMFRLGDFYEMFGKDAEIASRELDLVLTSREAGKGKRIPMCGVPYHAVERYIARLLSRGHKVAICEQMEDPAKAKGLVKRAVTRIVTPGTVVEESMLEARRSSFLAAVARDGDEYGLAIADVSTGELISTNIKGEKLLWEELQRTSPAELLLLAKDDELGKNAPPGTTITYLEDDPFLFQSPRQILLEHFQVSSLRGFGIEEYPLVQQACSMILSYLRKTQLSSLRHINSISIYFPQQYMLVDTIARRTLEITESFDGSRERSLLGVLDSTLTPMGSRLLRKWIEQPLLSKEEIENRLDAVEELHNQGRIRAWLREGLKSIGDLERIVGRCATGVASPKDLLILKKGLGSVSAISPHLSEMKSELLREINERLNPLPDLYSLLDRALREDAPATLREGGIIKEGFSKELDELREAAAQGKEWIAEMENKERLRTGIKSLKIGYNAVFGYYIEVTKPNLRLVPKDYIRKQTLVNAERFITEPLKELEAKVLGAEERMAELEYEIFVSLRDEVVRRAEEVLQVARAVAELDVLQSLAEVAARYNYIRPIIDESDEIVIRDGRHPVVERFMEPGRFVPNDVELNCRDKRLLIITGPNMAGKSTYLRQVALIVLMAQIGSFIPARYGKIGLVDRIFTRIGARDDLSSGQSTFMVEMNEVANILNNATPRSLIVLDEIGRGTSTFDGLSIAWAVAEYILSDNIGARTLFATHYHQLNKLAKTNEGVKNLRADVKEEGGKIVFLYKIRPGATDKSYGIQVASLAGVPKEVLERAKEVLEELEKNEQPSKRTLPTRRQKLQLSLFELEHPVLEEIKNLDLTNLTPIEALNKLKELQDKLL
- a CDS encoding helix-turn-helix domain-containing protein; this translates as MVFLVIDMLTRRRREALKTLKKLTEERGPIGYEELAQALGISKWSAYELLIQLEEGGYVQSELRKCNGKSGGRPSLRFYLSPQGEEVLEGESGLEALREEISRYFQLAKRDLKAASAALKEKLTARTTPLLQSAHSLTMLLFELKNYSSELYSRIRRIIKSGEDLSLISGAAMVGDRHGRLDKIIRICQQALSRLSKAQKEIIASILKEEAKILDIGKEA
- a CDS encoding HAD-IA family hydrolase produces the protein MVGEEKAKSNKRRGEQGITLQEVKTKFVQPRVKPLLKEVNALIFDVDGVLLDVHQSFWDVILLTTKKYLELLSIKSPFVPRKSHIKLLKMAGGFNNDWDVTSALILISLSYAFNHPLNLREIGEEIYKRGGGLTQLEALLREKIPVDFPKISSLLDKSLVERLFKEIYAGKDTPIVYGFQPKFISPEQEGLYKNEIPLLKPEDIPPFIEKIALFTGRTAGETLLALKMTGFASLIPQEHILTADDGLNKPDEEKLKQLANKLGAKVAIYVGDAIDDLRSVPKGDSSLLSCIVQKRNKKIFRKEGADIIVPDTISLIQLLKEERSEEK
- a CDS encoding radical SAM protein; this translates as MGLLVMKRSHIKAQTDYLKLRMLFNNPLTKATLTHLLTKSDGGKTRLEELMDRLARGEKPRGLRERPIFSLMHTVARAIGIPQEKIPEYMAHPNIRRTILNAAFSIQEYGLKLPMTFYAPLMVVWNITYTCNLRCKHCYENAGTLRPKELSTGELSKEEKLALVDEIADSQIPTLSFSGGEPLLCKDFWDVVEKARERGLYLSMNTNGTAITPEVAKKLKEYDFAYVAVSIDSANPEKHDFFRGVKGAWERSIKGIKNVIEAGGNAILSVTVTRYNYDEFQDILELGRKLGVYKVMVYNFIPTGRGREIWNRDLNPDEKESILQQMYDFLLEGGSLCTTSPQLGRFCLEKDKPEFAPIAHLGVGKAKDLSLLAELIGGCGVARAYMAVQPDGTYTPCVYMPDVHLGHFRTDRILDVWHNHPFLNKLRDRSKLWGACGNCEYNRACGGCRARALAYFGDPMAPDPGCIKNRDYFEEFVNKHPEIYSYSETEEIPSASE
- a CDS encoding radical SAM protein gives rise to the protein MSLRKKAIGIAASQAMRIIAPLLNRFSDDNLIRLTYVLEKVARLDYHKQQIRELRALFERRHPAIEFARRVLRDTNPTVRKKLFNNLGLNCVYLTIDKRKELEAQGLAAPFLIVISPTMRCNLNCIGCYAGSYRKESDLPFDVFDRVISEAKEMGTYFFTISGGEPFIYEGLLDIFKKHNDASFLVYTNGTLIDEEMAKKLGKLGNVAPAISIEGYKEETDYRRGKGVYEKVLKAMDNLKKEGVFFGFSATYTSLNYDTISSEEFVDFLIDKGCFFGWYFMYVPVGKNPDTSLMVTPEQRQYVRERIWKVRDTKPIFVADFWNDGHLTSGCMAGGRLYAHINNKGEVEPCVFSHFAVDNVKEKSLFECLNSPFFKAIRRRFPWTDNYFKPCMIVDNPWVLRESAQEGGAYPTHPGADSLFTELKDFLDEYSRKMEEVTRPVMEEYKAWLEKKKQKVTSGEESKG